Proteins from a single region of Ziziphus jujuba cultivar Dongzao chromosome 1, ASM3175591v1:
- the LOC107419614 gene encoding DEAD-box ATP-dependent RNA helicase 52C isoform X2 gives MTMTWSDAVNGSTQKPTRPARPSYIPHHLRNVGGVSAYHNANSFGFSTSESTQYGFRSNRFVDRENHGRSGPRRGGGGGGRGRGRGYVRRARHDKQWNSYPNSSQNPSLINQDPFDICDRFDELDVGEEDANDVGGGINFDAYDDIPVEATGSEIPPPVDTFLEIDLGDRVNNNIKRCKYVKPTPIQRHAIPIAMAGRDLMACAQTGSGKTAAFCFPIISGVLKNRCATSQPQFCFSRTVFPSALILSPTRELASQIYEEAKKFAFQTGVKIAVAYGGASITLQLRNLERGVDILVATPGRLVDMIDRARVSLRMIRHLVVDEADRMLDMGFEPQIRKIVEQLDMPQPGSRQTMLFSATFPNDIQRLASDFLSNYIFVAVGRVGSSTSLIVQKVDYVLDMDKRSHLMKILHTQTANGSCGKLALTLVFVETKKGADALECWLSMNGFPAIAIHGDKVQMERERALKSFKSGVTPILVATDVASRGLDIPHVAHVINFDLPKDIDDYVHRIGRTGRAGKSGLATAFFSDKNLPLAKSLAELMREANQEVPVWLNQYAERSISSRGQRFVGNKFGGYDFRSASYRHSSIYGDVADYHLDGSSCGVSDVPGSSESYSANVSAEAYVPGPCGYEENYAGVVAGGCE, from the exons ATGACAATGACTTGGTCTGACGCTGTCAATGGCTCAACCCAAAAACCAACTCGCCCGGCTCGACCCAGCTACATTCCTCATCATCTCAGGAACGTCGGTGGTGTCTCCGCTTATCACAACGCTAACTCGTTTGGGTTCTCTACCTCCGAGTCAACTCAATATGGTTTCCGTTCTAATCGCTTTGTTGACAGAGAAAACCATGGACGAAGCGGTCCGAGACgtggtggaggtggtggtggtagaGGCCGTGGGCGTGGTTATGTCCGGCGGGCTCGCCACGATAAGCAATGGAACTCGTACCCAAACTCGAGCCAAAACCCAAGTCTAATAAACCAAGACCCATTTGATATCTGCGACAGATTTGACGAGCTTGATGTTGGTGAGGAGGATGCCAATGACGTCGGTGGGGGTATCAACTTTGATGCCTACGATGATATTCCGGTGGAGGCTACTGGGTCTGAAATTCCCCCGCCGGTTGATACCTTTTTGGAGATCGATTTGGGTGATCGTGTCAACAACAACATCAAGAGGTGTAAATACGTGAAGCCCACCCCTATTCAGCGTCACGCGATTCCCATTGCCATGGCCGGCCGGGACCTGATGGCGTGTGCTCAGACTGGTTCCGGAAAAACGGCGGCGTTTTGCTTTCCCATCATCAGTGGTGTCTTGAAGAACAGGTGCGCGACGTCGCAGCCTCAGTTTTGTTTTAGTCGGACTGTGTTTCCTAGTGCTCTCATTCTGTCTCCAACTAGGGAGTTGGCTAGTCAG ATTTATGAGGAGGCGAAGAAGTTTGCTTTTCAAACTGGGGTCAAGATTGCTGTTGCATATGGTGGGGCATCAATCACTCTGCAG CTCCGAAATTTGGAAAGAGGTGTAGATATCTTAGTTGCCACTCCTGGGCGCTTAGTGGACATGATTGATAGGGCAAGAGTTTCCCTTAGAATGATAAGGCATTTGGTTGTAGATGAAGCTGATCGAATGCTGGATATGGGTTTTGAGCCCCAGATCAGAAAGATTGTCGAGCAATTGGACATGCCTCAACCAGGATCAAGGCAGACAATGTTATTCAGTGCTACGTTTCCAAATGATATACAG AGGCTTGCATCGGATTTCCTTTCAAACTACATATTTGTTGCCGTTGGAAGAGTTGGTTCAAGCACTAGTTTGATTGTGCAAAAGGTTGACTATGTTCTGGATATGGATAAAAGAAGCCATCTTATGAAGATTCTTCATACCCAAACAGCAAATGGAAGCTGTGGAAAG CTTGCTTTAACCCTGGTTTTTGTGGAGACAAAGAAAGGAGCAGATGCGTTGGAATGCTGGTTGTCCATGAATGGTTTTCCAGCAATAGCAATACATGGAGACAAAGTGCAAATG GAAAGAGAACGAGCTTTGAAATCATTCAAGAGTGGTGTCACTCCAATACTGGTGGCAACAGATGTCGCTTCGCGAGGCTTGGACATTCCTCATGTTGCCCATGTTATCAACTTCGATCTACCAAAGGACATAGATGACTATGTTCATAGGATAGGAAGAACCGGACGTGCTGGTAAATCTGGACTGGCGACTGCTTTCTTCAGTGACAAGAACCTGCCACTTGCAAAGTCACTTGCTGAGCTCATGAGGGAAGCAAATCAGGAGGTTCCTGTTTGGCTTAACCAATATGCTGAGAGATCAATTAGTAGTCGTGGCCAACGGTTTGTAGGCAACAAATTCGGTGGCTATGATTTTCGGAGTGCAAGTTACCGTCATTCAAGCATTTATGGTGATGTAGCAGATTATCATTTGGATGGTTCATCATGTGGGGTTTCTGATGTTCCCGGCAGCAGTGAATCTTATTCTGCTAATGTCTCTGCTGAAGCATATGTTCCTGGCCCTTGTGGATATGAAGAGAATTATGCTGGAGTTGTTGCTGGTGGCTGCGAGTAG
- the LOC107419614 gene encoding DEAD-box ATP-dependent RNA helicase 52C isoform X1 codes for MTMTWSDAVNGSTQKPTRPARPSYIPHHLRNVGGVSAYHNANSFGFSTSESTQYGFRSNRFVDRENHGRSGPRRGGGGGGRGRGRGYVRRARHDKQWNSYPNSSQNPSLINQDPFDICDRFDELDVGEEDANDVGGGINFDAYDDIPVEATGSEIPPPVDTFLEIDLGDRVNNNIKRCKYVKPTPIQRHAIPIAMAGRDLMACAQTGSGKTAAFCFPIISGVLKNRCATSQPQFCFSRTVFPSALILSPTRELASQIYEEAKKFAFQTGVKIAVAYGGASITLQLRNLERGVDILVATPGRLVDMIDRARVSLRMIRHLVVDEADRMLDMGFEPQIRKIVEQLDMPQPGSRQTMLFSATFPNDIQRLASDFLSNYIFVAVGRVGSSTSLIVQKVDYVLDMDKRSHLMKILHTQTANGSCGKLVQLALTLVFVETKKGADALECWLSMNGFPAIAIHGDKVQMERERALKSFKSGVTPILVATDVASRGLDIPHVAHVINFDLPKDIDDYVHRIGRTGRAGKSGLATAFFSDKNLPLAKSLAELMREANQEVPVWLNQYAERSISSRGQRFVGNKFGGYDFRSASYRHSSIYGDVADYHLDGSSCGVSDVPGSSESYSANVSAEAYVPGPCGYEENYAGVVAGGCE; via the exons ATGACAATGACTTGGTCTGACGCTGTCAATGGCTCAACCCAAAAACCAACTCGCCCGGCTCGACCCAGCTACATTCCTCATCATCTCAGGAACGTCGGTGGTGTCTCCGCTTATCACAACGCTAACTCGTTTGGGTTCTCTACCTCCGAGTCAACTCAATATGGTTTCCGTTCTAATCGCTTTGTTGACAGAGAAAACCATGGACGAAGCGGTCCGAGACgtggtggaggtggtggtggtagaGGCCGTGGGCGTGGTTATGTCCGGCGGGCTCGCCACGATAAGCAATGGAACTCGTACCCAAACTCGAGCCAAAACCCAAGTCTAATAAACCAAGACCCATTTGATATCTGCGACAGATTTGACGAGCTTGATGTTGGTGAGGAGGATGCCAATGACGTCGGTGGGGGTATCAACTTTGATGCCTACGATGATATTCCGGTGGAGGCTACTGGGTCTGAAATTCCCCCGCCGGTTGATACCTTTTTGGAGATCGATTTGGGTGATCGTGTCAACAACAACATCAAGAGGTGTAAATACGTGAAGCCCACCCCTATTCAGCGTCACGCGATTCCCATTGCCATGGCCGGCCGGGACCTGATGGCGTGTGCTCAGACTGGTTCCGGAAAAACGGCGGCGTTTTGCTTTCCCATCATCAGTGGTGTCTTGAAGAACAGGTGCGCGACGTCGCAGCCTCAGTTTTGTTTTAGTCGGACTGTGTTTCCTAGTGCTCTCATTCTGTCTCCAACTAGGGAGTTGGCTAGTCAG ATTTATGAGGAGGCGAAGAAGTTTGCTTTTCAAACTGGGGTCAAGATTGCTGTTGCATATGGTGGGGCATCAATCACTCTGCAG CTCCGAAATTTGGAAAGAGGTGTAGATATCTTAGTTGCCACTCCTGGGCGCTTAGTGGACATGATTGATAGGGCAAGAGTTTCCCTTAGAATGATAAGGCATTTGGTTGTAGATGAAGCTGATCGAATGCTGGATATGGGTTTTGAGCCCCAGATCAGAAAGATTGTCGAGCAATTGGACATGCCTCAACCAGGATCAAGGCAGACAATGTTATTCAGTGCTACGTTTCCAAATGATATACAG AGGCTTGCATCGGATTTCCTTTCAAACTACATATTTGTTGCCGTTGGAAGAGTTGGTTCAAGCACTAGTTTGATTGTGCAAAAGGTTGACTATGTTCTGGATATGGATAAAAGAAGCCATCTTATGAAGATTCTTCATACCCAAACAGCAAATGGAAGCTGTGGAAAG TTGGTGCAGCTTGCTTTAACCCTGGTTTTTGTGGAGACAAAGAAAGGAGCAGATGCGTTGGAATGCTGGTTGTCCATGAATGGTTTTCCAGCAATAGCAATACATGGAGACAAAGTGCAAATG GAAAGAGAACGAGCTTTGAAATCATTCAAGAGTGGTGTCACTCCAATACTGGTGGCAACAGATGTCGCTTCGCGAGGCTTGGACATTCCTCATGTTGCCCATGTTATCAACTTCGATCTACCAAAGGACATAGATGACTATGTTCATAGGATAGGAAGAACCGGACGTGCTGGTAAATCTGGACTGGCGACTGCTTTCTTCAGTGACAAGAACCTGCCACTTGCAAAGTCACTTGCTGAGCTCATGAGGGAAGCAAATCAGGAGGTTCCTGTTTGGCTTAACCAATATGCTGAGAGATCAATTAGTAGTCGTGGCCAACGGTTTGTAGGCAACAAATTCGGTGGCTATGATTTTCGGAGTGCAAGTTACCGTCATTCAAGCATTTATGGTGATGTAGCAGATTATCATTTGGATGGTTCATCATGTGGGGTTTCTGATGTTCCCGGCAGCAGTGAATCTTATTCTGCTAATGTCTCTGCTGAAGCATATGTTCCTGGCCCTTGTGGATATGAAGAGAATTATGCTGGAGTTGTTGCTGGTGGCTGCGAGTAG
- the LOC107419609 gene encoding uncharacterized protein LOC107419609 — translation MLRQLIRKPHLRPAGFGLLLWKQQRELHSRNKKAMELIAKGWSALKEVDRVIDYCEPNDRRLIPLLRGAKENFELALETDNSNTHARYWLSKLHLKYHVPGACKAIGAALLVEAADMGDPDAQYELGCRLRVENDYVQSDQQAFYYLEKAVDQLHPGALYLLGAVYLTGECVKKDMASALWCFHRASEKGHAGAAIAYGSLLLQGVQIPESLTKFSKRNSLAKKTRKDVESLVIDPVDMAKKQFQIAATAGCDLGLKWLERLEEEERRLLTG, via the exons ATGCTGAGACAACTCATCAGAAAGCCCCATCTGAGACCCGCCGGATTCGGTCTTCTTCTATGGAAACAACAG AGAGAGCTCCATAGTAGGAACAAGAAGGCCATGGAGCTGATAGCCAAAGGGTGGAGTGCTCTGAAAGAAGTTGACAGAGTTATCGATTACTGCGAGCCCAATGACCGCCGTCTTATCCCTCTTCTCAGG GGAGCAAAGGAGAATTTTGAGTTGGCTCTTGAGACAGACAACTCCAATACCCATGCTAGGTATTGGTTGTCCAAATTGCATTTGAAATACCATGTTCCCGGGGCATGTAAAGCAAT AGGAGCTGCTTTGTTGGTTGAAGCTGCAGATATGGGTGACCCAGACGCACAATACGAACTGGGTTGTCGACTGAGAGTTGAG AATGACTATGTTCAATCGGATCAACAAGCTTTTTATTATCTGGAGAAGGCTGTTGATCAG TTGCATCCAGGTGCTCTTTATCTTCTAGGTGCTGTGTATTTGACAGGGGAATGTGTGAAGAAGGATATGGCCTCTGCACTATGGTGTTTTCATAGGGCATCAGAGAAG GGACATGCTGGTGCAGCTATAGCATATGGGTCTCTTCTACTTCAAG GTGTCCAGATCCCAGAGTCTTTAACAAAATTCTCAAAGAGGAATTCTTTAGCcaagaagacaagaaaggatGTGGAAAGCCTTGTGATAGATCCGGTAGACATGGCAAAAAAACAGTTCCAGATTGCAGCAACAGCAGGATGTGATCTGGGACTTAAATGGTTGGAAAGACTTGAGGAGGAAGAAAGGCGTTTATTGACCGGATGA